Proteins encoded in a region of the Dehalococcoidia bacterium genome:
- the alaS gene encoding alanine--tRNA ligase yields the protein MIPLTGDQIREAYLDFFQERGHLKMPSSSLIPAGDPTLLLTSAGMVPFKPYYSGEQDPPSPRLTSAQKCFRTTDIDIVGDFTHHTMFEMLGNFSIGDYFKSEAIEWAWEFVTEVLKLDPEKIWVTIHYSDQEAGNIWNEKIGIPQDRIVTLGDEDNFWGPAGDEGACGPSSELHYDIGENKGPGLKPGDDTERFIEIWNLVFPQFYQNSSGERVKLPAPGIDTGMGLERVAAIMQGVASAYETDLLLPIRQKVEELSAKSYGLDDEIDFAIRVVTEHTRSVAFLISDGVVPSNEGRGYVLRRLIRRGIRYARKLNLHSPFMSSIAVEVIERFGNIYPELLQNKAFLLNTLEAEELRFDQTLATGMTLLEGKISLGESITGRDAFLFYDTYGFPLDLTIEIAKEHGIFVDVDAFHAEMESQRQRGRASSQFSGIEDRSKIYESLDIASTQFLGYNATEINATVVAILIGDNSAEVASEGDEIELFLDQTPFYPEGGGQVGDIGFIQGEGFNVEIKDTQRVYADRITHVGIVSQGKVALGDITKATVIPERRLSIARNHTATHLLHSALRNILGNHVRQAGSLVAEDRLRFDFTHIAAVSPEELILIEDAVNSNIRNDLEVIKSESSFNEATQKGALAFFDERYGDTVRTIQIGSGNPVSFELCGGTHINYVGQIGVMKIIGESSIGSGIRRIEALTGEASHEWMNSQLKVLDEVLIKLRTTSANLLPRLDSLLDQVEDAKRFSSSKRKENLKKEAEDLLQLAHEIENVSLLVTEIDSSTPDLMRETGDWLRDKLGSAVIILGTVFQKKPFLISMVSGDLIAFGVDASLIVKGAAPIMGGGGGGQAKLAQAGGKDIARLKDAMAEAENIAKRQIANCK from the coding sequence GTGATACCTCTTACAGGTGATCAAATACGTGAAGCGTACCTAGATTTCTTCCAGGAACGCGGCCATTTAAAAATGCCAAGCTCCTCTCTCATTCCTGCGGGGGATCCGACTTTGTTGTTAACTTCTGCAGGCATGGTTCCTTTTAAGCCCTATTACTCAGGTGAACAAGATCCTCCAAGCCCTCGACTAACCTCTGCGCAGAAATGCTTTCGAACTACAGATATCGACATAGTTGGTGATTTTACTCATCACACTATGTTTGAAATGCTTGGTAATTTCAGTATTGGTGATTACTTTAAATCAGAGGCAATAGAGTGGGCATGGGAATTTGTCACTGAGGTCCTTAAATTGGATCCCGAAAAAATTTGGGTCACCATTCACTACAGTGATCAAGAAGCGGGCAATATTTGGAACGAAAAAATTGGAATTCCTCAAGACCGCATTGTCACTTTAGGAGACGAAGATAATTTCTGGGGACCGGCAGGAGACGAAGGTGCGTGCGGACCATCGAGTGAACTTCATTATGATATAGGTGAAAATAAAGGGCCTGGCCTAAAGCCAGGAGACGATACTGAACGATTCATAGAGATCTGGAATCTAGTATTTCCTCAATTTTACCAAAATAGTAGCGGAGAGAGAGTAAAGCTGCCTGCTCCCGGTATCGATACCGGAATGGGATTAGAAAGAGTTGCTGCAATTATGCAAGGTGTGGCGTCCGCTTATGAAACAGATTTACTTCTTCCCATACGCCAGAAGGTTGAAGAACTTTCCGCAAAGTCTTATGGATTGGACGATGAAATAGACTTCGCTATTAGAGTCGTCACTGAGCACACTCGTAGCGTTGCTTTTTTGATTTCCGATGGAGTAGTACCCTCAAATGAGGGTAGGGGTTATGTATTACGTCGATTAATTAGGAGAGGGATTAGGTACGCTCGAAAGCTTAATCTTCATTCTCCATTTATGTCGTCAATTGCAGTAGAGGTAATCGAGCGTTTTGGGAATATATACCCTGAGTTATTGCAAAATAAAGCGTTTCTTCTCAATACTCTCGAGGCTGAAGAACTACGCTTTGACCAAACTTTAGCTACAGGGATGACACTGCTTGAGGGAAAAATAAGCTTGGGAGAATCTATAACTGGTAGGGATGCATTTTTGTTTTATGACACTTATGGATTCCCTCTTGACCTTACAATAGAAATAGCAAAAGAACATGGAATTTTTGTTGATGTTGACGCATTTCATGCTGAGATGGAATCTCAGAGGCAGCGTGGCCGAGCGTCTTCTCAGTTTTCGGGTATTGAAGATAGGTCAAAAATATACGAAAGCTTAGATATTGCTTCTACTCAGTTTCTTGGTTATAACGCAACTGAGATAAATGCTACTGTTGTTGCAATTCTTATTGGTGATAATTCTGCAGAAGTAGCCTCTGAGGGAGATGAAATTGAACTTTTTTTGGACCAGACGCCATTTTACCCCGAAGGTGGTGGCCAAGTTGGTGACATAGGTTTTATCCAAGGTGAAGGTTTCAACGTCGAGATAAAAGATACCCAACGTGTTTATGCCGATCGCATTACCCATGTTGGTATTGTTTCCCAAGGGAAAGTAGCACTAGGTGATATTACAAAGGCTACTGTGATTCCTGAACGTAGATTAAGTATTGCGCGTAACCACACTGCTACACATCTATTACATTCGGCATTGCGAAATATTTTAGGTAATCACGTTAGGCAAGCGGGGTCTCTTGTAGCTGAAGATAGGTTGCGTTTTGATTTTACCCATATCGCTGCGGTATCTCCTGAAGAATTAATTTTGATTGAGGATGCGGTGAACAGCAATATTCGTAATGATTTAGAAGTAATAAAGAGTGAATCAAGTTTCAATGAGGCAACACAAAAAGGAGCATTGGCTTTTTTTGATGAGCGTTATGGAGACACCGTAAGGACAATCCAAATTGGATCTGGCAACCCAGTAAGTTTTGAGCTGTGCGGAGGGACCCACATCAACTATGTGGGCCAAATTGGGGTCATGAAAATTATTGGAGAAAGTAGCATAGGTTCAGGTATTCGTCGTATTGAAGCACTTACCGGGGAGGCTAGTCACGAATGGATGAATTCGCAATTGAAAGTGCTTGATGAAGTTTTGATCAAGCTCCGTACCACATCAGCAAATTTGCTGCCTCGCTTAGATTCTCTGCTTGATCAAGTCGAAGATGCTAAGAGATTTTCTAGTTCGAAGCGCAAAGAGAATTTGAAAAAAGAAGCAGAAGATTTATTGCAGCTCGCGCATGAAATTGAAAATGTCTCATTACTTGTTACGGAAATAGACTCTTCTACGCCTGATTTGATGCGAGAAACTGGAGATTGGCTTCGTGACAAGTTAGGCTCTGCCGTGATTATTCTGGGTACTGTTTTCCAAAAAAAGCCATTTCTCATTTCGATGGTTTCGGGTGATTTAATTGCATTCGGCGTCGATGCCTCCTTAATCGTTAAAGGAGCTGCACCAATTATGGGCGGCGGTGGCGGAGGCCAAGCGAAGCTTGCTCAGGCTGGCGGTAAAGATATAGCCAGATTGAAAGATGCCATGGCAGAAGCAGAAAATATTGCAAAGCGACAAATTGCCAATTGCAAGTAA
- a CDS encoding mechanosensitive ion channel family protein — protein MSLDSIIDSSMAQRLIGAGILIAFLLISIVFLLVTKFLSRRLGSSKAHKLAAEIIKSISYSGALFFVVLGLLLALTALPDIDTKEWQNEYRKIATIAFLIIGARVLTNVLSVSISWYVLNVAPRTTSKFDDTILPIIRRFLSVAIYLIGGLIILDTLGISISPLLGGLGITGLAVALALQPTLSNFFSGAYVLSEGMISVGDYIELQGGPAGYVVNIGWRSTRIRTWLNNYVLIPNSKMSDTILTNYSGPDPKINTIVTCGVSYDSDLEEVNRIALEVAHDVINSSNFAVKTEAPWFGYDKFGDSNVEFWIYLQARDRIGSFMLTSDLIKSLHARFAQEAIEINYPVRKIISGDLDLANLEGPKPAI, from the coding sequence ATGTCTTTGGATTCGATTATCGACAGTTCTATGGCGCAGCGCCTAATAGGTGCTGGAATATTAATTGCATTCCTTCTAATATCGATTGTTTTCCTATTAGTAACTAAATTTTTGAGCAGGCGGTTAGGTTCAAGCAAGGCCCATAAACTGGCGGCGGAGATTATTAAATCCATCTCATATTCAGGAGCGCTATTCTTCGTAGTCTTAGGCTTATTATTGGCGTTAACTGCACTTCCAGATATTGATACTAAAGAATGGCAGAATGAATATAGGAAAATTGCAACGATTGCATTTCTGATCATTGGTGCCAGGGTATTGACCAATGTTCTCTCTGTAAGCATTAGTTGGTATGTTTTGAACGTTGCGCCTAGGACGACTTCGAAATTTGATGACACGATTTTACCGATAATTCGAAGATTTTTGTCAGTCGCTATTTATCTTATAGGTGGATTGATTATCCTTGATACCTTAGGCATCAGTATCAGTCCTTTGCTTGGTGGTTTAGGAATTACCGGACTAGCTGTGGCGTTAGCATTACAGCCGACTTTGAGTAATTTCTTTTCGGGGGCATACGTTCTTTCGGAAGGGATGATTTCTGTCGGTGATTATATTGAGCTTCAAGGGGGACCGGCTGGGTACGTTGTCAACATTGGCTGGAGAAGTACTCGTATAAGAACATGGCTTAATAATTATGTACTTATTCCTAACTCAAAAATGTCAGATACTATTCTGACGAACTATAGCGGTCCCGACCCAAAGATTAATACTATTGTCACTTGCGGCGTAAGTTATGATTCAGATTTAGAAGAAGTAAATCGTATTGCATTAGAAGTTGCTCACGATGTCATCAACTCAAGTAATTTTGCAGTGAAGACAGAGGCTCCATGGTTTGGTTACGATAAATTTGGTGATTCTAATGTAGAGTTTTGGATTTATCTGCAAGCTCGCGACAGAATTGGATCATTTATGCTGACTAGCGATTTGATTAAAAGCCTCCATGCGCGTTTTGCACAGGAAGCAATTGAGATCAACTACCCTGTAAGGAAAATTATTTCAGGGGACCTAGACCTCGCTAACCTAGAAGGCCCTAAGCCTGCAATTTAG